The following coding sequences lie in one Paenibacillus durus ATCC 35681 genomic window:
- a CDS encoding LytTR family transcriptional regulator DNA-binding domain-containing protein, translated as MKILAVKMFGRTGDDSDFVMLDLVKDVNYIDLWQKTKNSGKVLAFYTSNGSYLALATLADVGKAFEKYGYENIGRSVVVNTTKIKEVKPSENNGSVITFIDGTHVDVRKQM; from the coding sequence ATGAAAATACTGGCTGTAAAGATGTTTGGACGAACCGGAGACGACAGTGATTTTGTTATGTTGGACCTGGTGAAAGACGTTAATTACATCGACCTCTGGCAAAAGACAAAGAACTCAGGCAAGGTGTTGGCATTCTACACTTCTAATGGATCATATCTGGCCTTAGCTACTTTAGCTGACGTTGGCAAGGCATTTGAAAAATACGGATATGAAAACATTGGTAGGTCTGTAGTAGTCAACACAACTAAAATCAAAGAGGTAAAGCCATCCGAAAACAACGGATCGGTTATCACCTTTATTGATGGAACGCACGTTGATGTAAGGAAGCAGATGTAA
- a CDS encoding helix-turn-helix domain-containing protein, translated as MLFRRDKLRKLREEKKFTQEYMANKLGITRVGYGYYESGKRGVDLDTVNKLGQILDVHPSYFLDLDDVQNLDDKTKSIIDLVKSTAEKWNMSPTDPKFQEIFSKVIDAVTIARRNDSE; from the coding sequence GTGCTCTTTAGAAGGGATAAATTAAGAAAACTTAGAGAAGAAAAAAAATTCACGCAAGAGTACATGGCAAATAAACTTGGAATTACAAGGGTAGGTTATGGGTACTATGAATCAGGAAAACGAGGAGTAGATCTAGATACAGTAAATAAGCTAGGACAAATTCTAGATGTTCATCCTAGTTATTTTCTTGATCTTGATGATGTCCAAAACCTTGACGACAAAACTAAATCAATAATTGATTTAGTAAAATCGACGGCAGAAAAATGGAATATGTCACCGACTGATCCTAAGTTCCAAGAAATATTTTCTAAGGTTATTGATGCAGTCACTATCGCACGACGAAATGATTCTGAATAA
- a CDS encoding multiprotein-bridging factor 1 family protein, whose product MNDGYGALMKALRERAGITQEKMAEELNVDQATISRYENGRQEPTMSFISRWGNITASKDVIAAYILDGSGAQMMQYIINQNFKEARNHA is encoded by the coding sequence ATGAACGATGGGTACGGGGCGTTGATGAAAGCCCTTCGTGAGCGGGCTGGGATAACACAAGAAAAAATGGCTGAAGAGCTGAATGTAGATCAGGCAACGATAAGCAGGTATGAGAACGGCCGACAAGAGCCGACCATGTCGTTTATATCCAGATGGGGAAACATCACGGCATCAAAGGACGTCATTGCAGCTTACATATTGGATGGAAGCGGGGCACAAATGATGCAATATATCATCAATCAAAACTTCAAAGAAGCGAGGAATCACGCATGA
- a CDS encoding YqzM family protein: MDVNVRKHDPREHVNEEPRNDLGDLMNGFFGMTTFMAVVFFGMVIIKFLISK; encoded by the coding sequence ATGGATGTCAATGTGCGGAAACACGACCCTCGGGAGCATGTAAATGAAGAGCCCCGCAATGATCTTGGCGATTTGATGAACGGCTTTTTCGGAATGACTACATTTATGGCGGTTGTATTTTTCGGCATGGTCATCATCAAGTTCCTAATATCGAAGTAA
- a CDS encoding MBL fold metallo-hydrolase, translated as MIDIQCLGSSSHGNAYRITDGRTALLLEAGFPYKSIQRALNYRMSEIAGCLLTHEHGDHSCAAADIMRAGIPVYTSRGTADALGLSGHRLRTVTALEPFEIDSWTIMGFGIEHDAAEPLGFLLGNTAGDKLVFLTDSYYCRYKFQGLTHIMIECNYSIDIVNRRVLAGKLHPAQKKRLLRSHFSLEHVKDFLKANDTRSVEEIWLLHLSDGNSDAELFKREIQELTGVVVQVADR; from the coding sequence ATGATCGACATCCAGTGTCTTGGTTCCAGCAGTCACGGAAATGCCTACCGAATCACGGACGGGCGGACGGCTCTGCTGCTGGAAGCCGGGTTCCCGTATAAGTCGATTCAACGGGCTCTCAACTATCGGATGTCGGAGATTGCCGGCTGCCTGCTAACGCATGAGCATGGAGATCATAGCTGCGCTGCAGCGGACATCATGCGCGCTGGCATTCCGGTGTATACCAGTCGTGGTACAGCCGATGCCCTTGGGCTTTCCGGGCATCGGCTGCGGACTGTAACGGCGCTGGAGCCGTTCGAGATCGATTCATGGACAATCATGGGTTTTGGCATAGAGCACGACGCAGCGGAGCCGCTGGGCTTCCTTCTCGGCAATACGGCGGGGGACAAGCTAGTCTTTCTTACCGACTCCTATTACTGTAGATACAAGTTTCAGGGCCTGACCCATATCATGATCGAGTGCAATTATTCTATCGATATCGTTAATCGCCGCGTGCTGGCCGGAAAGCTTCATCCCGCCCAAAAAAAGCGGCTGCTTCGTTCTCATTTCAGTCTGGAGCATGTAAAAGATTTTCTGAAAGCCAATGATACCCGCAGCGTCGAGGAGATCTGGCTGCTGCATTTATCGGACGGGAATTCAGATGCAGAGCTCTTCAAACGGGAAATCCAGGAGTTAACCGGTGTTGTCGTCCAGGTAGCCGACCGATGA
- a CDS encoding recombinase RecT — protein MSNQVAIIQKDITDDVNRSLTRLQDDGLILPPNYNASNALKSAFFKLQEVQDKSGKPALEVCSRESVANALLDMVVQGLSPAKTQCYFIVYGSKLQLNRSYFGTQAVLKRLSNVKDIWANVIYKGDVFEYEVAGGREKLVKHETNFENRDNEILGAYAVVKTFEDEEILTVMTRKEIDSSWSQSKTGQAVHKKFPQEMAKRTVINRAAKAYINTSDDSDLLVDAINRSTENEYDERVDVTPEEVKAEIAEHANKEVIDIKPDAAPKTAKQPQTTSTKKPVDDPHGFAGDVPPIEQEIDF, from the coding sequence TTGAGCAATCAAGTGGCGATTATTCAAAAGGACATCACCGATGATGTTAATCGGAGCCTTACACGGTTGCAGGATGATGGGTTGATCTTGCCTCCGAATTACAATGCGAGCAATGCGCTAAAAAGCGCCTTCTTCAAGCTCCAGGAGGTTCAGGATAAGAGTGGCAAGCCTGCGCTGGAGGTATGTTCGCGGGAATCTGTTGCAAATGCGTTGCTAGATATGGTTGTGCAAGGTCTAAGCCCAGCCAAGACACAATGTTATTTCATCGTGTACGGCAGCAAGCTTCAGCTCAACCGCTCCTATTTTGGGACACAGGCCGTGCTTAAACGTTTGTCCAACGTCAAGGATATTTGGGCAAACGTGATTTATAAGGGTGATGTATTTGAGTATGAAGTTGCTGGCGGACGCGAAAAATTGGTCAAGCATGAAACCAATTTTGAAAATCGGGACAATGAAATTCTGGGAGCCTACGCCGTGGTCAAAACGTTCGAGGATGAAGAAATCCTTACGGTTATGACTCGAAAGGAAATTGATTCCTCCTGGAGTCAGTCCAAAACAGGACAAGCCGTACACAAAAAGTTTCCGCAGGAAATGGCGAAGCGGACGGTAATCAATCGCGCGGCTAAGGCTTACATTAACACGAGTGATGACAGTGACCTGTTGGTCGATGCCATTAATCGGTCGACAGAAAATGAATATGACGAGCGTGTTGATGTGACGCCTGAAGAAGTCAAAGCAGAGATTGCAGAGCATGCGAACAAAGAAGTGATTGATATCAAGCCGGATGCTGCTCCGAAGACAGCGAAACAACCGCAGACAACAAGTACAAAGAAACCTGTCGATGATCCTCACGGTTTCGCCGGCGATGTCCCGCCGATTGAGCAAGAGATAGATTTCTGA
- a CDS encoding helix-turn-helix domain-containing protein: MGRKWLTEIREESNKPKYEVADFAGITSQYYGMIEAGLRNPSVEIAKKIAEFLNFDWTLFFETNGNKKLQNREVG, translated from the coding sequence GTGGGAAGAAAATGGCTAACGGAGATTAGGGAAGAATCTAATAAACCGAAGTATGAAGTCGCTGATTTTGCAGGTATAACAAGTCAGTACTACGGAATGATTGAAGCAGGACTGAGAAATCCAAGCGTCGAAATTGCAAAGAAGATTGCTGAGTTTCTCAATTTCGATTGGACTCTTTTTTTTGAAACTAATGGTAACAAAAAGTTACAAAATAGGGAGGTTGGATAA
- a CDS encoding helix-turn-helix domain-containing protein — MDYVPVRCRIPELLERIGKSQQWLADQSEMSKQHLSDIIRMRYEDMSYKRAGRLAYHLRCQIDDLHEWGWR, encoded by the coding sequence ATGGATTATGTTCCTGTGCGCTGTCGCATCCCAGAATTACTTGAACGGATCGGAAAAAGTCAACAATGGTTGGCTGATCAGTCCGAGATGAGCAAGCAACATTTATCAGACATCATTCGCATGCGATATGAGGATATGTCATACAAACGAGCTGGACGGCTTGCCTATCATCTAAGATGCCAAATTGACGATCTGCATGAGTGGGGATGGCGATAG
- the dnaI gene encoding primosomal protein DnaI has product MESMGEVLRSMNNPALRLRSRDLEHELLNHPLVLRLRSDHPELEESRLRLHLSRLYQYVEEARNCANCPGLEQCPNDFQGHYSKLTVESVGGVSDLYERKTACALQTAKDNQERIRKRIRSFYVDERVLSEGYDEIEIMGKDPRRAPAVSRLFQYIKSTKETGLSARGLYLYGSFGTGKTFLMCYLLHELAIAGYSGVIVYMPDFIEELKAIMTDGQKLKETVDTMKDCDLLIFDDIGAENLNPWARDHVLGPILNYRMNRKPTFYTSNYPLDGLEKHLSFTSKDGEEVYKGQRLMNRISPYVDVVQLVGENQRGGPT; this is encoded by the coding sequence GTGGAGTCGATGGGCGAAGTGCTTCGTTCGATGAATAATCCCGCTCTGCGTCTGCGTTCGAGGGATTTAGAGCATGAACTGCTGAACCATCCGCTCGTGCTTCGGCTTCGTAGCGACCATCCCGAATTGGAAGAATCCAGGCTCAGGCTTCATTTAAGCCGGCTGTATCAATATGTGGAAGAAGCCCGCAACTGTGCGAACTGTCCCGGTCTTGAGCAGTGCCCCAATGATTTCCAGGGGCATTACAGCAAGCTAACGGTGGAGAGCGTCGGCGGGGTCTCTGATTTGTATGAACGCAAGACGGCCTGTGCGCTGCAGACTGCCAAAGACAATCAGGAGCGGATTCGCAAACGGATTCGCAGTTTCTACGTCGATGAGCGCGTGCTGAGCGAAGGCTACGACGAGATTGAGATTATGGGCAAGGACCCCCGGCGCGCTCCGGCGGTGAGCCGGCTGTTCCAATATATCAAGAGCACAAAAGAAACAGGGCTGTCTGCACGCGGGCTGTACCTATACGGATCCTTCGGCACTGGAAAGACGTTCCTGATGTGCTATTTGCTGCATGAGCTGGCGATCGCGGGGTACAGCGGAGTTATCGTATATATGCCTGATTTTATCGAGGAACTGAAAGCGATTATGACGGATGGCCAAAAGTTGAAGGAAACCGTCGATACGATGAAGGACTGCGATCTGCTTATTTTTGACGATATTGGGGCGGAGAATTTGAACCCCTGGGCGCGCGACCATGTGCTCGGACCGATACTCAATTACCGGATGAACCGCAAGCCGACATTCTATACGTCGAACTATCCGCTGGACGGGCTGGAGAAGCATCTGAGCTTTACCAGTAAGGACGGCGAGGAAGTCTATAAAGGCCAGCGGCTGATGAACCGGATTTCGCCGTATGTGGATGTGGTGCAGCTGGTGGGGGAGAATCAGCGGGGCGGCCCCACCTAA
- a CDS encoding tyrosine-type recombinase/integrase, whose product MAEPKKIPAKNKQGYKWRVVLEGPPDPITGERRQIPRVRDTKSEAMRAAQEEYDRLAGGVDKKKAKKTTFAEACPLFLEAYKRRKNKEGTILIQEKGIKLLSGFLGDSLIHKITQKQYQHVLDHMHTVGYKIKDKANEGKYIYKPYATGTIRNIHVLAGMIFAWAMKEGYRTDNPTKDVDIPEKVLTVEDIEEGDIEEKYLEQHELEEFLRASIEHGLENDSEMFYLMAFSGARPGETCALRWPDFFWEIAEIRITKTLYNPDNNMYKYELTPPKSKGSIRKISIDEAVMDKLAALKVSQDKIHEKYKKHHDDYHDKQFVFCRPNGRPYSVGNMDDRFARLLKFTNIKKHATPHILRHTHISMLTEAGMPLTNIMKRVGHEDSKTTLKIYTHVTNKMKRDDADRIRMHFGNLLNLDKSPEM is encoded by the coding sequence ATGGCCGAACCCAAAAAAATACCAGCCAAGAACAAGCAGGGATACAAATGGCGCGTTGTATTAGAGGGTCCGCCCGATCCCATCACCGGAGAGCGTCGGCAGATCCCGAGGGTGAGGGATACCAAATCTGAGGCGATGAGAGCAGCTCAGGAAGAGTATGATCGGCTTGCCGGGGGTGTGGATAAGAAGAAGGCGAAGAAGACGACGTTTGCGGAAGCCTGTCCTTTATTTCTCGAAGCGTATAAAAGACGAAAAAACAAAGAAGGAACCATTCTTATTCAGGAAAAGGGTATTAAATTGCTTTCCGGTTTCCTGGGTGATTCACTTATCCACAAAATCACACAAAAGCAATATCAACATGTACTGGATCATATGCATACGGTCGGGTATAAAATCAAGGATAAGGCTAACGAAGGGAAATACATTTACAAGCCATACGCCACAGGCACGATTCGAAATATCCATGTCTTAGCGGGTATGATATTTGCGTGGGCGATGAAGGAAGGGTATCGTACCGACAACCCAACTAAAGATGTTGATATCCCTGAGAAAGTGCTGACTGTCGAAGATATAGAAGAAGGAGACATTGAAGAAAAATATTTAGAGCAGCATGAGCTTGAAGAGTTTTTACGAGCTTCTATAGAACATGGATTAGAGAACGACTCCGAAATGTTTTATCTTATGGCTTTTTCTGGAGCGAGACCTGGAGAGACCTGCGCACTAAGGTGGCCAGACTTTTTTTGGGAAATTGCAGAGATACGAATCACAAAAACATTGTATAATCCTGATAACAACATGTACAAGTACGAGCTTACCCCACCAAAGAGCAAGGGCTCTATACGGAAGATCAGCATAGATGAGGCTGTTATGGACAAGTTAGCTGCACTCAAGGTAAGTCAGGATAAAATTCACGAGAAATACAAAAAGCATCACGACGACTATCACGATAAGCAATTTGTGTTCTGTCGGCCCAATGGCCGGCCTTATTCGGTTGGAAACATGGATGATCGCTTTGCACGTTTGTTAAAGTTTACAAATATCAAAAAACATGCTACACCACATATCCTCAGACACACTCATATTAGTATGCTTACAGAAGCGGGAATGCCACTGACAAACATCATGAAGCGCGTGGGTCACGAAGATTCAAAGACTACCCTAAAAATCTATACTCACGTCACAAACAAAATGAAAAGAGATGATGCCGATCGAATTAGAATGCACTTCGGCAACCTGCTAAATTTGGATAAATCGCCGGAAATGTGA